In a genomic window of Sutcliffiella sp. FSL R7-0096:
- a CDS encoding FAD-dependent oxidoreductase — MSFFKDALSIFKKSELVFIEKVKESEKVYSFLFEKDQDLTWKSGQHGLLTITHKKVKNGTKPFTISSIPSEGVVRVTTQIGDTTSEFKRALLELEPGMKISMSGPVGSFYLKEESPALFIAADIGITPFRAIIKQIEGENIGKQVKLLYLDSDNMHIYKEDFKNVDVDFITTKEQLLQELNAFTEKHKENGQYFVAGSKDAVNMVVEHLKSNNIAKRNIKKDVFVG, encoded by the coding sequence ATGAGTTTTTTTAAAGATGCACTTTCTATTTTCAAGAAAAGTGAACTTGTTTTTATTGAAAAAGTAAAAGAATCAGAAAAGGTCTATTCCTTTTTATTTGAAAAGGATCAAGACCTTACATGGAAATCGGGCCAGCACGGGCTATTGACGATTACCCACAAGAAAGTAAAAAATGGAACAAAGCCTTTTACAATCTCCTCCATTCCAAGTGAGGGTGTGGTAAGGGTCACTACCCAAATTGGCGATACCACAAGTGAATTCAAGCGTGCGTTACTGGAATTAGAACCAGGAATGAAAATCAGCATGAGTGGACCGGTAGGCTCTTTTTATCTAAAAGAAGAGAGCCCTGCACTCTTCATAGCAGCAGATATCGGCATAACCCCATTTCGAGCAATTATTAAGCAAATAGAGGGGGAAAATATAGGGAAGCAAGTTAAACTCCTTTATCTCGATAGTGATAATATGCACATCTATAAAGAAGATTTCAAGAACGTTGATGTTGACTTTATCACGACAAAAGAACAGTTGTTGCAGGAATTAAATGCATTCACGGAAAAACACAAAGAAAATGGTCAATATTTTGTTGCAGGTTCAAAGGACGCAGTAAACATGGTAGTCGAGCACTTGAAGAGTAACAATATAGCCAAACGTAATATCAAGAAAGATGTTTTTGTGGGTTGA
- a CDS encoding DinB family protein: protein MELFQSQYDWIRRTRETLFQYCEGMSHSDYVKEMESFGGDSIRNLHVHIATCYHFWLGTHGLGKSIGKTDPLAIKNVHDMRELFRQTDELVEEFLLKYQGNWEHTIPYTFKSGETSDFSTLWLFTHTTTHEFHHKGQIVKIGRQLGYTPPDTDLIAPEANTCPS, encoded by the coding sequence ATGGAGTTATTTCAAAGTCAGTACGATTGGATCAGACGGACAAGGGAGACGTTATTCCAATATTGTGAGGGGATGTCTCACTCCGACTATGTAAAGGAAATGGAAAGCTTCGGCGGGGACTCAATACGAAACCTTCACGTACATATAGCGACCTGCTACCATTTTTGGCTTGGTACGCATGGTCTTGGAAAATCAATCGGCAAAACAGATCCACTCGCTATAAAAAACGTCCACGATATGAGGGAGCTTTTCCGACAAACAGACGAGCTTGTCGAAGAATTTTTACTGAAGTATCAAGGCAATTGGGAGCACACCATTCCATATACTTTCAAGAGCGGTGAAACCTCTGACTTCAGTACACTCTGGCTTTTCACCCACACCACCACTCACGAATTCCACCATAAAGGGCAGATTGTCAAAATAGGACGACAGTTAGGCTATACCCCACCTGATACGGATTTAATTGCGCCGGAGGCAAATACATGTCCATCTTAA
- a CDS encoding GNAT family N-acetyltransferase: MSILTKTHLEIVGQSDIDVLEDRLMRVRGLHDNAMGVELKRFGNAVAFSVKNIPGPSFNTVKGISEENIDDLEEIVEFYSSRGISARFEVTPGNASTNLFRKLSAMGFFQSGFHTALYRNLDELPRFGGGNTIQIEEISLEDFDIFGELYTKGFGMPNAFKDFVTANNRVLAESKNWTFYLALVDREPAGIAVLFRKNGVATLAASATIPDFRNKGVHTALLQKRIQTAIDEGCQYIIGQAAFCSVSQKNMERAGLKVAYTNAVWEKF; the protein is encoded by the coding sequence ATGTCCATCTTAACAAAAACTCATTTGGAAATAGTGGGACAGTCAGATATCGATGTGCTTGAAGATAGATTGATGAGAGTACGAGGACTTCACGATAATGCGATGGGCGTGGAGCTGAAACGATTTGGAAATGCAGTTGCTTTCTCGGTCAAAAACATCCCGGGTCCATCATTCAACACGGTGAAGGGGATCAGCGAAGAGAATATAGATGATCTAGAAGAAATAGTAGAATTTTATTCTAGTAGAGGGATTTCAGCTAGGTTCGAGGTGACACCAGGCAATGCCTCTACAAATCTCTTCCGGAAGCTCAGTGCAATGGGCTTTTTTCAAAGTGGCTTTCATACGGCTCTTTATCGCAATTTGGATGAGTTGCCTAGATTTGGTGGAGGTAACACCATTCAAATAGAAGAAATCAGTCTTGAGGATTTCGATATTTTTGGAGAACTTTACACGAAAGGTTTCGGGATGCCCAATGCGTTCAAAGACTTTGTGACCGCCAACAACAGGGTACTTGCAGAGAGCAAAAACTGGACTTTTTACCTCGCGCTTGTTGATAGGGAGCCAGCCGGGATAGCGGTACTGTTTAGAAAAAATGGCGTAGCAACATTGGCTGCTTCGGCAACCATACCTGACTTTAGAAACAAAGGTGTTCACACAGCTTTGCTACAAAAGCGCATCCAAACTGCGATTGATGAAGGTTGCCAATACATTATAGGGCAAGCGGCTTTTTGCAGTGTGAGCCAGAAAAACATGGAACGGGCGGGGCTCAAGGTGGCTTATACGAATGCAGTTTGGGAGAAATTTTAA
- a CDS encoding flavodoxin family protein has translation MSIAVIYGGTREQGNTETLTKHAIQGIEVEEIYLKNHNILPIIDMRHDAQGFQNRTDDYNAIMERILDHDTLIFATPIYWYSMSGTMKNFIDRWSHSMRDAKFPDFKKRMSTKGAYVIAVGGDFPAIKGLPMIQQFKYIFEFMGVEFKGYIIGKGNQPGDIHEDKVALYQAAELRNELG, from the coding sequence ATGTCCATAGCCGTTATTTATGGGGGAACCCGGGAGCAAGGAAATACAGAAACTCTAACAAAACACGCCATCCAGGGGATTGAGGTAGAAGAGATATACTTGAAAAACCACAACATCCTGCCGATCATCGATATGCGCCACGATGCCCAGGGGTTTCAAAATAGAACCGATGATTATAACGCCATCATGGAGCGTATTCTGGATCATGACACATTGATTTTTGCGACTCCGATCTATTGGTACAGTATGTCGGGGACGATGAAAAATTTCATCGATCGCTGGTCCCACTCAATGCGGGATGCTAAATTCCCTGACTTCAAAAAAAGAATGTCTACAAAAGGCGCATACGTCATTGCAGTAGGAGGAGATTTTCCTGCAATCAAAGGCTTGCCAATGATCCAACAATTCAAATACATATTTGAATTCATGGGAGTTGAGTTCAAGGGGTATATCATTGGAAAGGGAAACCAACCAGGAGACATTCATGAAGATAAAGTGGCGCTGTATCAAGCAGCAGAACTTCGAAATGAGCTTGGTTAA
- a CDS encoding alpha/beta hydrolase, with product MWKRNLVETERGSFEYFVQGQGDPIAVTHLYSEFNELGNYFADMFLPHFTVILINLKDTGNSIRVKEDEELSMKESVKDLEAIREALGYECWAFGGHSTGGMLGLVYATLFPKSLTKLMVGGATASNKYMEHEQSMYSPTSPLNKRIKEILQTLNSKESSMDERRQAGMEWTDMSLYNPSNRGEYFVKPSSGKVVPRRLDYFSYHDLPRFDILQELESVTVPTVVYCGRYDAQCPLVFSEEIHKSLPHSMLVVFEESNHYPFVEEKEKFEEMISMFEGLSGGAMRLRQLRW from the coding sequence ATGTGGAAAAGGAATCTAGTAGAGACCGAAAGAGGTAGCTTTGAATATTTTGTTCAAGGACAAGGAGATCCGATTGCTGTTACCCATCTGTACAGTGAATTCAATGAGCTTGGTAATTATTTTGCAGATATGTTCCTTCCGCATTTTACAGTGATTTTAATTAATTTGAAGGACACGGGTAATTCTATTCGTGTAAAAGAGGATGAGGAACTTAGCATGAAAGAGAGCGTTAAAGATCTTGAAGCAATCCGAGAAGCCCTTGGTTATGAATGTTGGGCGTTTGGTGGTCATTCTACCGGAGGGATGCTTGGGTTGGTGTATGCGACGCTTTTTCCCAAATCGCTAACTAAATTAATGGTCGGGGGAGCTACTGCCTCCAATAAATATATGGAGCATGAGCAGAGCATGTACAGTCCTACAAGCCCGTTGAATAAGAGGATAAAGGAGATTTTGCAAACCTTGAATTCTAAAGAGTCATCAATGGATGAAAGACGACAAGCGGGTATGGAGTGGACAGATATGTCCTTATACAACCCGAGTAATAGGGGGGAATATTTTGTAAAACCAAGTAGTGGCAAGGTCGTGCCGAGAAGGTTGGATTATTTCTCCTATCATGATTTGCCGCGTTTTGATATTTTACAAGAGCTAGAAAGTGTCACCGTGCCCACGGTTGTTTATTGTGGCAGGTATGACGCACAGTGTCCGCTTGTTTTTTCGGAAGAAATACATAAAAGTCTTCCTCATTCTATGTTAGTGGTTTTTGAAGAAAGCAATCACTACCCGTTTGTGGAGGAAAAAGAAAAGTTTGAAGAGATGATTTCTATGTTTGAGGGTCTGTCTGGGGGGGCGATGAGGCTGCGGCAATTGCGATGGTGA